In the Lytechinus variegatus isolate NC3 chromosome 17, Lvar_3.0, whole genome shotgun sequence genome, ttttgaaattcagagcATGGATTGCAAATGACGCATACTGCAAGCTTCAATTTGCCACCAACGTATGGTTTGGTAGTAGCCAGATGGCATTGACTCTCGTAATTAACATTGACAGGTACTTGGCGGTGTGTTTCCCCGTTCACCGCCGGCCTACAGTTCGCCGCGCGGTCATCACCGTTGCGTTCGCGTATCTGGCCATGTTATTCTTCTTTGCCGCTCCGAGTCTTATCCCGACGCATTACGATCACTTCATCAAAGATTGCATGTACAGGTCGGATATCAATTGGTTTAATCAATACGATAAATACATTGGGCAGGGGTTCATCGTCGTCACGGTTTCTGTTCCGTTATTGTTGTATTTTCGTATCATCCTCGCTCTGCGTCGCCAGTCCAAAGTGCGTATCAGTCTCCTACCAAATCTGTCCAGTTCCAAAGCTCCCCATCGTGAAGTAGGGACCAATTCTGCTAATCTACCCAGAGGTGCCAATGCTACCTCTGAAGTACAACTTGACAAGGCCTTATCACAGAAGAGCCCAACTAAAGAGGCTGGTGTCATCCGGGATCGAAGTGGTTCATTCGTTGTTCCGGAAAGAATACTACATCCGAGGGAATATGAAGCAGAGGAAGGTGGAGCTTCGACAATCTCAGATCGAGGGTTACCCAAGTCCACCGACCTTGCCGATTGCGGTACCGAACCGAAACAACCCCAGACTGGTCAACAATCGAGAAGTGTCCCTGATGCACTTAATGGGCCATCAGGAACGGGTCCAACCCTGCTTTCGGCCAACAAACCGAACACGAAACCGTGCACCGTTGACGCCAATCAGCTAACAGAACGGAGATTGACGCTGATGTTGGGCTGCGTTACCATCATCTATGCCGTCAGCCTGATACCACTGTTTGTTGGCCGGCACATGCCGATTGAGACTCGCAGAGTTTTCATGAACAGGTCGAATATCCATCATACCATCTACGCCATC is a window encoding:
- the LOC121431195 gene encoding thyrotropin-releasing hormone receptor-like, which gives rise to MAIILGAFTTFYALIFCIGVPSNLVILAGYSKKKKKNGTDIFIMGLAVTDFLCSAISILKFRAWIANDAYCKLQFATNVWFGSSQMALTLVINIDRYLAVCFPVHRRPTVRRAVITVAFAYLAMLFFFAAPSLIPTHYDHFIKDCMYRSDINWFNQYDKYIGQGFIVVTVSVPLLLYFRIILALRRQSKVRISLLPNLSSSKAPHREVGTNSANLPRGANATSEVQLDKALSQKSPTKEAGVIRDRSGSFVVPERILHPREYEAEEGGASTISDRGLPKSTDLADCGTEPKQPQTGQQSRSVPDALNGPSGTGPTLLSANKPNTKPCTVDANQLTERRLTLMLGCVTIIYAVSLIPLFVGRHMPIETRRVFMNRSNIHHTIYAIFIRLYEVNSVINVFVYWKLNRRFRKDCQEFLAKIRQTICKCKMH